From the genome of Kluyveromyces lactis strain NRRL Y-1140 chromosome F complete sequence:
GGAAATCCGGCAAGTTCAAGTGTAAACAACCCTAGCACTTTCAATGTGCACTTGATGATATaggaaaacttgaaaatcgttcttttcaaagaattctttAGAGGTAGCTTCTTGGAATGCCCTCTAGATAACAGTTCTGGTATACAGCAACAAAGAACTATGAAAGTCGCATATGTACTGGCTGGCGCCAACATTCGTACCAGCATCGTATGTTTTGCTGTGCCTTTCATGTATCCCTGATAGTACGATACTATTGGCATTAAAACTGTCCCATTAATCCAATTTTCAACGTAGgataccaaagaaaaagtttcTATAAGCTTTTGATTGTATTCTGGGATATTTAACCTCTCTGCTGACACTATTACTCCATTCAGCATTATAATCACAACTCtaaaataaatgaaattCAACAGATATCCGACAAGTGTGGCTAAAGCGtatgaaatgaaaagatatCCACCAATGACAGAAAAGACTAAGGAAAAGTAGCTCGGTAAATATTTGTAATCAAGATTTAAATTCAAGATAGCCGTAGGTTGACCATCTTCATTCTCTAGTACAACCGCTGGTTGAGCATTTATTCCATCTTCTTGTACTTCTCCTTCAACAGGCTGAGGTCGTCCGAGTTGAGCATCCAACCGCCCATCGAGTTCTCTTTGTGCAAAGTGTCTTTCCATAATGGATTGTGAATTAAAAGTACAGTCGATTAATAACTCAGCTAATTGGTAATGATATGAATATGTTGcagaagaaatatgatATTGTGatcagaagaaaagagtaATGCAGGGATCTAATGCGGAAAACTCAAGTTGAAGATTCAGTTTCTATGATATAattattcaacttcaacagCTATACAATTGTAGCAAAGATTAAATATTGTTAACCTGTTGTACTTAGTTGTGAAACGAGATCAGTCGACGATGTATATACTGATTGTCTGCGCCCATGTTGaaatttccttcttcaaatttcaatttccatTATAAGCCGGGTAATACcaaattcatctttgaGAATCTAATGGGCTAGCATGTTTTACTAAAGCAAGTGAATGATTTGATGGGACAACGAGGGAATTATATTGTATATAGAAGTTTATTTCGAACTGGAGTGAAGGCTGATGCAATGTTTCAATATGAAGATTATCAATATCGTAAATATTTAAATGGGGGATTATAGTTAGTTGGCAAGCTGAGGctcatcattattttcGTTTACGATGAAATTGTTCTGTTCTTGTTCGTCTTCTGAagtatcatcttcatttggATCGTCTTGTCGTTGTCTATTGAGGGCATTTATGAGCATGCTTATATCATTTGGATCCATATTTGGAAATCTTTCTCTTAATGACTGCATGGCCAGCTCTTGTTTTGAAAATCTTGGTCCAATCTTATGCAAGATCATCTTATTGAAAATTGGCTCTCTGACTACCATATCATATTGTAAATATGCGATAGCATGCACGATCAAAACCATCAGAATTTGTAACAACGAAAATCTGTAATTTATCACTAGTTGATATAAAATATCCGTAGTTGTTGGATTTTTTGGtatgtttctttcaaagccATAAATCAAATTGATATACCATTTGttatttgaaggaaatgaaaaatcatCCACAGTAGCCGTATATAGCTTCCCCCAGATATTCCAGGACAGGGGAATtccaatgaagaaaaggaacgCAATCAAtgtgaatttgaaatagtGATTTAATTTGccaaagattttgaaaacGCTATGTTTcagaagaagtagaagTGGGATCTTCTCTGGCATTGATTCATCATACAAAGTTTGGAACGCGATTGGATGATTACAAATCGAACATACCATCCCTGCACCAGGTTTTGTAACATCGACATGTTTTGACTGTAGCCATTCGATCAAACAtaattgatgaatataTTTGATGGAGCCTTTGCACTTGCATGGATGGAACAACGGATTATCGGACGTTCCTTCCAGCATACAAATACGGCAAGTTGGAAAATTCCCCGCATGCTTATCTTCGTAGTTGTGGTCTCCACCATTCATACTGGATGACATTTTTTATCAATTAGTAAACCGGTACTGCGAAgttcaaatttgaaacttGGATAAAAAAATCTTGTGTCTAAGAGGTCGTACTATGGTTTCAACTGTGAAAAATCAAACCTGCAAAGAGATGATTGGGCTGGTTATTATATACAAGAGAAGCAGGCTACTCTGAGCTGTTTAAGTTTCTCTATGCCATAAGAATTGATCGTTATGCGTAtaagttttcaaatttgaattgcATTGAAATTGTCTGTAAATTACAGacataaaaaaaaagaagtttaaAAATCTAGGATTCATTCATAAAATAGACAAAAATGGAAAGCCCTGTGGGGGGCTCGAACCCCCAACCTTGTGATTAAGAGTCACACGCGCTACCGATTGCGCCAACAAGGCTATGTAAATTTGTAGATTCTGACTCGCCGTATGGTCAACTACATTGTCCAAGTGTGATCATATATGCTCATTCCTTCCTTCCTTCCTTCTTTAAGTGATTTGGTAAAATGTTGTATCGAGTAAGAGATCTTAGAGTTGCATGTGCGTCATATTGTGTTAGATACGTTCATTTGTAATAGTATGTGAAGGTTTTGCTTTTCCTTTCGCatcatatttcatcaaCCGAATTTAATAACACAAAAGCAGTCAAGTTTCTTAAGATGTCAATTTATATAGCATAACGTAGAATTATAACATAGAATCGGCATAAATACCAACCATTATGCTAAGGCGTGATCCTACAGTTTTATCCTTGACTTCCGATGATATTTCCGAGCTACAAGAACATTTAGAAGAGTACAAGCTCCAACGCGAGATACAGACGCAACatcaagatcttttgaaatcatctGCAAAAATGAGTAGATTAGCAGAGATAGAAGGCATTTCTAACCCAAGTGCGACACGGAATGATATTTTATCACACTCATTGCATAAGATGACGCCACCTCAGCGATATAAACAGTCTGCATCATCAGATCCTCGAttcattgaacaaaataGTACACAGAGTACACAGGATCCTCCAAATCCCTTTTACACGTACAATCACAATGATAACTGACGTCCTAATGTGATTGGTGAAGTGCCTATATTGGCTATCGGCCCTGTATCTACTCCCGTTAGTTATTATTGCAAAGTCATTATATTATGTAATTCCCCAGTAcatattatatatatgtatgcGTTTAAGTTACCAATCTTTATCAACTCACAAACTGCGATGAAGGTATTCTTTGAACAGTTTCCTCTTAGCATGGATGTCAACAAATGAAGGAAGGTAGTTTATTTCCCCATAAGGATCATTGTTTATCACTACATCTGTACTGGACGCCTTGTTCAATTCGATAGGTTTAAGATACTCATCTGTCTCAATTATTCGTTCCTCCCCACGAATACTAAGGTACTTAAGCTTGGATTGACTGATAAATGTACCCAAAATAAAGAATAATAACCCGCATAGTGCCTCCAATTTTACGTCATCTGGTAAACCTGGAGTTTTAGCGTCTGGGTTCTCTAGAATGATATGTTTCACAATCTGATGAAATTCATAGCTGGACACACCAGAATGAATAATCTGTATCCACGCTATAAAGTAGAATGATTTGGAAAGTATTGACATTGTTGATTCCAAGATAAAACGGTGAATAGTAGTATTTAAGTAAAGTAACAAAGCCTATTTATGTTAGATCTGTCCAGTTGAACCTTATACTACCTATATTTTGTTTGGTATTCTTGAATAACCTTtccgtttttttttttttctgagTGTTATAGAGTTTCCGACAAGAGAAACTATCTAGGTAAAAAAGAGAGATAGCATGCAGTACTGACACACAGCCGCATGATTGAGGAGAGCTTAGGTTATCGATAGCCATGTAATAGGTTTTATGTATTATGTTTAACACAAttcaccaaaaaaaaaaataaactgATTTAAATGCACTCGCAGGAATTTCATTTCGTAGGATCCCCAATAAGATTAGATTGGTGATGAAACAATGGGGTCTGCAGGGTGCGGAGGCGAATGAACTGTTTCATCCTGAGTGAATTCCtcaattggttcaagaaCTTCATCATATTGTTGGGGTACTGGTTCTTGGTTTAATTTGGCTGCAGGATGGCTCTCAGCGTTATTTTTCGGTTCATCTTCGAAAACCGTTTCGCTTACTACACTCTCAAATAATGGCCCTAATTTCTCTTGGTTTAACCCAATTCTTGTAGTTAAATCGCTATAGTTTAGAATTCCAAGTTTGATGAGGCCTTTCAATTTAATGGTATAGATACAAAGCTCCTTCTCTGGATCTCCATCAACATCGACTAAGTTGACAGCGCCATAATTtacatcttcatcagccACTCGATCTAGAGTTATTCccaaaaattttccaagacAACTCTCAAGGTAGAGGAAAACTTTGTGGCAAATACCAGTTAGATCTTCGTTAGAGATAACTGAATATTCTTGCCTTAACGCCCTTATCCAATCGGAATCCTTTTCTGACAAATCGAGCTCAAACATTTTGAATGCAATGATAATATCTAACAATGGAGAGAGTATTACATGAAGCACATGGAATTTCTTGTCGTGTTGTATTTCAGGGTTAGAATcgatctttgaagaaagattcaGCAATTCGACTAATACCGTTCTAATTTGATTCAGCGTAGTATGTGAAACAGCTATAGgttcttcattatttttgataacaTCTCTCCAAGTTGCTAAATTCCAAGTAACTATTGAGGTGAAAAGCTTAAAATCTAGGACAGATATGGCATCCGAATCAATCTTTGGTAGTAATTCACTCAACGgcttcaagaatttttcaacaatgtCATCCAAAAGCGTTTCTGAAATTTCAATTGCGAACTCCTTACCCAAAATTACAAGTTTGTTAACATATTGCAGATATAATGTTGTTATTGAATTATCAGATTTTATGTCAAATGATTCCATAAACTTCTTGAATGATAATGTCACGTTAATCAGACATGACTTCCAATAACCAGTTACCTCTGGTATTTGAAGGGATGCCAAATATGGAATTAAACTCTTATAGGTTTTAGTAATGGCATTTGCGTTGCTCAAAACCACTGGAGAGCTTTCAAATCgttttgttattgttttatTGATATTAAAAATGACATCCTTTGATTCACTGGAATTCCATTCTTCTGTGTTTAATAGCTGTATTACATTTAGTAGTTGAGTATATATCTGATCAGAATCAagattcattttcttgaaaagatcttcTAACTCTGGAAGAATTAACTGTGTCACGGCTTGTCTGTCCTGGCCTTTGTTGTACTGTATGCCGCCTGTGCATAAGCCGCCCAACACAGTGGCATAAAATAGGACATTGTTATCAGTTTCTGGTAGGAACAATTTGATATCACCCAGATCATTGGAAAAATCATCTGCATCAGCATGAATTGTGCTGCCATCGAAATTTCCCTCTTCATAGAGTAGTTTTGATATAGTTTCAATTAAGTTGTAAAACTTGGGGGATAAAAATTCCGCCGCTTGCTGTAAGAGTTTGATTTTGTCCGGTGGTACTTTTGCATAACCTTCTAAATTACTAGTGGAGTTGATATGATTTAACAATGAATTGTGTAATAATCTCATTAACACACCCACCTTAACAAACTGCTCTTCCGTTACCGAAATTACCGGAACCTTAAACCTTTCATTGTTTATTAGAAACTCTTCCGttttttcagaaacaatGTTTGCCAAGAATTTGGTAACCTCGTTCAAGAATTTAACGTCCcttgacgaagaagatacTTTTACTTCATGATCAAAAAAGATCAAGCTAATGATGTCTATTATTTCATGGTCATCCAGATAACCCAACCCATTAATCGACGAAAGTACTTGAACTGAGGTTAATCTTACTTGAATATCGATGTCTCTGCCAGCTATTTCTAACATTCGATCTTTGAATCTTTCGAAAAATTGTCTTAGGGCAGCGTTATCGACAgtatttttgtttctcttaTTGGAGAACTTAATTAGGTCATGAAGGGACCTTATAACTTGTAACCGGACTGAATTACTGCTATCAGATAGCAACCAACCGAAGTATTTGAGGAAGGTTACCTTAAAAAAGTAGTCTGGATTGTTTTCAATCCAATCTAACAAGTAGGATATCGCAAGGGatctgatattttcatctaCATCTTTGAAACGATGAACAAAACAGAGCTTTATTATGTTATCAATAGTGTTTTCTATCACAGTTTTCGTAGCTTCAGCATCAGAAATAGAAGATTCTAGCGTCTCCATAGTTTTGGACTTGggctttttcttttttctctccAGTGTCAACTGTTTCCTCAGTTTAAATAACACCTCTGCTTCTAAGCTGGCAGAAGCTCGTGCGAGAGAATCTTGGAAACAGAAGATGGCTTTAGCTGAAACATATCGCAAACATCGTATTTTTGATACTGACATGGAAGGTATCCATGTAAGTAAGTCAATAATTAATGGATTTGTTTCGATCACAATCTCGtcactttcttctttttcattctcAACATATATCATCTCTTTCTCAATGGCTAGGTCCATTAATGTGGTCATGAAAATGTTAAAATTATCATTCAAAGGACGGAACTTTGCCTTCTTGTGTGTTGCCGATAGTAATAAATGGAACTCATGTTTTTTTTGCTCATGGAACATAATTTGTATTTCCCCTATTGTTTCATTCGAAGAGTCATTATTAGCTACATCGTGTTCACCAATA
Proteins encoded in this window:
- the CDC26 gene encoding anaphase promoting complex subunit CDC26 (weakly similar to uniprot|P14724 Saccharomyces cerevisiae YFR036W CDC26 Subunit of the Anaphase-Promoting Complex/Cyclosome (APC/C)), which gives rise to MLRRDPTVLSLTSDDISELQEHLEEYKLQREIQTQHQDLLKSSAKMSRLAEIEGISNPSATRNDILSHSLHKMTPPQRYKQSASSDPRFIEQNSTQSTQDPPNPFYTYNHNDN
- the IRR1 gene encoding cohesin subunit IRR1 (similar to uniprot|P40541 Saccharomyces cerevisiae YIL026C IRR1 Subunit of the cohesin complex which is required for sister chromatid cohesion during mitosis and meiosis and interacts with centromeres and chromosome arms essential for viability), with product MPVRRSTRIRTKSSYSEQSGSESDSEHETIGSIVTDDRINIENTDNQKEEEALSQGSSSSEEDDDANDDDYVAPGSRKRPNSGGRRVASNKRTKLKQNEKGRPSNNISSAVSRKEQEAYISLQNEFKPTELFEILSSSDDFSCEELASDWLDSYIDNRNVSLANLINFLLDCSGCFTHIGEHDVANNDSSNETIGEIQIMFHEQKKHEFHLLLSATHKKAKFRPLNDNFNIFMTTLMDLAIEKEMIYVENEKEESDEIVIETNPLIIDLLTWIPSMSVSKIRCLRYVSAKAIFCFQDSLARASASLEAEVLFKLRKQLTLERKKKKPKSKTMETLESSISDAEATKTVIENTIDNIIKLCFVHRFKDVDENIRSLAISYLLDWIENNPDYFFKVTFLKYFGWLLSDSSNSVRLQVIRSLHDLIKFSNKRNKNTVDNAALRQFFERFKDRMLEIAGRDIDIQVRLTSVQVLSSINGLGYLDDHEIIDIISLIFFDHEVKVSSSSRDVKFLNEVTKFLANIVSEKTEEFLINNERFKVPVISVTEEQFVKVGVLMRLLHNSLLNHINSTSNLEGYAKVPPDKIKLLQQAAEFLSPKFYNLIETISKLLYEEGNFDGSTIHADADDFSNDLGDIKLFLPETDNNVLFYATVLGGLCTGGIQYNKGQDRQAVTQLILPELEDLFKKMNLDSDQIYTQLLNVIQLLNTEEWNSSESKDVIFNINKTITKRFESSPVVLSNANAITKTYKSLIPYLASLQIPEVTGYWKSCLINVTLSFKKFMESFDIKSDNSITTLYLQYVNKLVILGKEFAIEISETLLDDIVEKFLKPLSELLPKIDSDAISVLDFKLFTSIVTWNLATWRDVIKNNEEPIAVSHTTLNQIRTVLVELLNLSSKIDSNPEIQHDKKFHVLHVILSPLLDIIIAFKMFELDLSEKDSDWIRALRQEYSVISNEDLTGICHKVFLYLESCLGKFLGITLDRVADEDVNYGAVNLVDVDGDPEKELCIYTIKLKGLIKLGILNYSDLTTRIGLNQEKLGPLFESVVSETVFEDEPKNNAESHPAAKLNQEPVPQQYDEVLEPIEEFTQDETVHSPPHPADPIVSSPI
- a CDS encoding uncharacterized protein (weakly similar to with YIL030C uniprot|P40318 Saccharomyces cerevisiae YIL030C SSM4 Protein involved in mRNA turnover integral nuclear membrane protein); its protein translation is MSSSMNGGDHNYEDKHAGNFPTCRICMLEGTSDNPLFHPCKCKGSIKYIHQLCLIEWLQSKHVDVTKPGAGMVCSICNHPIAFQTLYDESMPEKIPLLLLLKHSVFKIFGKLNHYFKFTLIAFLFFIGIPLSWNIWGKLYTATVDDFSFPSNNKWYINLIYGFERNIPKNPTTTDILYQLVINYRFSLLQILMVLIVHAIAYLQYDMVVREPIFNKMILHKIGPRFSKQELAMQSLRERFPNMDPNDISMLINALNRQRQDDPNEDDTSEDEQEQNNFIVNENNDEPQLAN
- the EMC5 gene encoding Emc5p (similar to uniprot|P40540 Saccharomyces cerevisiae YIL027C KRE27 Protein of unknown function null mutant shows K1 killer toxin resistance) — encoded protein: MSILSKSFYFIAWIQIIHSGVSSYEFHQIVKHIILENPDAKTPGLPDDVKLEALCGLLFFILGTFISQSKLKYLSIRGEERIIETDEYLKPIELNKASSTDVVINNDPYGEINYLPSFVDIHAKRKLFKEYLHRSL